The proteins below are encoded in one region of Rana temporaria chromosome 2, aRanTem1.1, whole genome shotgun sequence:
- the LOC120927138 gene encoding uncharacterized protein LOC120927138, with translation MSDLPAPTDPMEDNTNRDTAPALNAAQIQELINKSILAALSSAASSRVYIPMAPQLPTPQGDEPPPKKGKASQKRKHTLAVIDSPAGEGNNMPQVNPNTAYQPQHQTHSNRPLDPRELQFKGTKAARRAKPDSYIDSPQEDSDDPLEGSDESEPDSYEDDAGETALTTAANPATQGDILLDSLGEPFFDPNAISHPRSGEWTPLPEVNQYIELWARKSLDRVSRNKLRAECPRPLIPNKVVATPEIDPILTKYLMKSGKFQRKGVERSFRSIQDRVLDMMGPLTKILNLSEQAAASGQPVDLQQLRGWAQRAICLAGTANTACSIERRRSILMRLDPQLAHLAESEPGPSADGMLFGDSLLKDVNKFVGLFTSLDKAQNSLRKAGTPKVFNRAGRNRGRSAGRAPSYRPQNRAPVQYQYPQAQSYAAPVAQPAPFFPPRGRPWRGRGGRGYPRSRPPTGY, from the exons ATGTCTGATCTCCCTGCCCCTACGGATCCTATGGAGGATAACACCAATAGGGACACAGCCCCAGCCCTGAATGCTGCCCAGATTCAGGAGCTAATTAATAAATCCATCCTGGCTGCCCTGTCCTCTGCTGCCTCCTCCAGGGTATATATACCCATGGCCCCACAGTTACCGACGCCGCAAGGCGACGAACCACCGCCCAAAAAAGGCAAAGCCTCTCAGAAGAGGAAGCACACCCTGGCGGTgattgactccccggcaggggaaggaaATAATATGCCTCAGGTAAACCCTAACACGGCTTACCAACCCCAGCATCAGACGCACTCAAATagacccctggaccccagggagtTACAATTTAAAGGGACTAAGGCCGCAAGAAGGGCCAAACCGGACTCATACATTGACTCTCCACAAGAGGATTCTGATGACCCCTTAGAGGGATCGGATGAGTCAGAGCCGGATTCATATGAGGACGATGCTGGGGAGACGGCGCTCACTACAGCTGCCAACCCTGCCACGCAGGGAGATATTCTCCTAGACTCCCTAGGAGAACCGTTCTTTGATCCAAACGCTATTAGTCACCCGCGTTCTGGAGAATGGACCCCTCTACCAGAGGTGAACCAATACATAGAATTATGGGCTAGAAAATCCCTTGACAGGGTTAGTCGCAACAAACTTAGGGCTGAATGCCCTAGACCCCTTATACCCAATAAAGTGGTGGCTACCCCTGAGATAGACCCCATTTTAACCAAATATCTAATGAAATCTGGCAAATTCCAGAGAAAAGGGGTAGAACGATCATTCCGATCCATTCAAGATCGTGTTCTAGACATGATGGGGCCCCTGACCAAGATCCTCAATCTTTCGGAACAGGCGGCAGCATCCGGGCAACCGGTCGACCTACAACAGCTGAGAGGCTGGGCGCAAAGAGCAATATGCCTGGCTGGCACTGCCAATACGGCATGCTCGATTGAAAGACGCCGATCTATACTGATGCGTCTGGACCCCCAGTTAGCCCACCTGGCGGAGTCAGAACCCGGACCGTCTGCGGACGGCATGTTATTTGGAGACTCTTTATTGAAAGACGTCAATAAATTTGTGGGCCTTTTTACGAGCCTGGACAAGGCTCAAAATTCCTTGAGGAAAGCTGGGACCCCCAAGgtttttaacagggccggcagaaacagAGGCCGATCTGCCGGCCGTGCCCCTTCCTACAGGCCACAAAATAGAGCCCCAGTACAATACCAGTACCCGCAGGCTCAATCCTACGCCGCTCCAGTGGCACAACCTGCCCCCTTCTTTCCACCACGAGGCAGACCATGGCGAGGACGAGGGGGACGAGGTTACCCACGATCCCGACCTCCCACCG GTTACTGA